In a single window of the Kiloniellales bacterium genome:
- a CDS encoding lipoprotein-releasing ABC transporter permease subunit — MVFSAFERLVALRYLRPRRQQGVISVIALFSLLGIAIGVAALIVVMSVMNGFQQEFLRLVLGVNGQLTVQAHDGRIDYYEALSDRLRSIPGVGAITPQVHGQVMVVAGDATAGAQVRAMSLDDLRARDLVAGNVRAGSIDAMAEGEGVLIGTRMASKLGIAVGDSITLVQPRGNVTPLGMVPRFKTYTVAGLFEVGIYHFDNLIIYAPLAAGQVFFRLRDQVNTIEIFVDDPDQADRITRSAVQMLGGGYRINDWRRASSGFFAMIQVQRNVLFLILTLIIVVAAFNIISGQIMLVKDKGRSIAILRTMGATRGMVMRVFLLSGASIGVVGTLLGFALGLALSDNIELIRALLAGLLGIELFDPSIYYLSELPAKIDPAEVSAVVILALLLSFLATIQPARRAARLDPVEALRYE, encoded by the coding sequence ATGGTCTTCAGCGCTTTCGAACGCCTGGTTGCCCTGCGCTACCTGCGGCCACGGCGGCAGCAGGGCGTAATCTCGGTGATCGCCCTCTTCTCGCTGCTGGGCATCGCCATCGGCGTGGCCGCGCTGATCGTCGTCATGTCTGTGATGAACGGCTTCCAGCAGGAGTTCCTGCGCCTCGTCCTGGGCGTCAACGGCCAGTTGACGGTCCAGGCGCACGACGGGCGCATCGACTACTACGAGGCGTTGTCCGACCGTCTGCGGAGCATCCCCGGGGTGGGCGCAATCACGCCGCAGGTGCACGGCCAGGTCATGGTCGTCGCCGGGGACGCCACCGCGGGCGCCCAGGTCCGTGCCATGAGCCTCGACGACCTGCGCGCCCGCGACCTGGTCGCCGGCAACGTCAGGGCCGGCAGCATCGACGCGATGGCGGAGGGCGAGGGGGTCCTGATCGGCACCCGCATGGCGTCCAAGCTCGGAATCGCGGTCGGCGACAGCATCACCCTGGTCCAGCCGCGCGGCAACGTGACCCCCCTGGGCATGGTGCCGCGCTTCAAGACCTACACGGTCGCCGGGCTCTTCGAGGTCGGGATCTATCACTTCGACAACCTGATCATCTACGCGCCGCTGGCGGCGGGCCAAGTCTTCTTCAGGCTGCGCGATCAAGTCAACACGATCGAGATCTTCGTCGACGATCCGGACCAGGCCGACCGCATCACCAGGTCCGCGGTTCAGATGCTCGGCGGCGGCTACCGCATCAACGACTGGCGGCGGGCGTCCAGCGGCTTCTTCGCCATGATCCAGGTCCAGCGCAACGTGCTGTTCCTGATCCTCACGCTGATCATCGTGGTCGCCGCCTTCAACATCATCTCGGGCCAGATCATGCTGGTGAAGGACAAGGGGCGCAGCATCGCGATCCTGCGCACCATGGGCGCGACCCGGGGCATGGTGATGCGGGTCTTCCTGCTCAGCGGGGCCAGCATCGGGGTGGTCGGCACGCTGCTCGGCTTCGCCCTCGGACTGGCCCTGTCGGACAACATCGAGCTGATCCGCGCGCTCCTCGCGGGACTTCTGGGGATCGAGCTCTTCGATCCCTCGATCTACTACCTCTCCGAGCTGCCGGCCAAGATCGATCCCGCCGAGGTGTCGGCCGTGGTGATCCTGGCGCTCCTGCTGTCCTTCCTGGCGACGATCCAGCCGGCCAGGCGGGCCGCCCGCCTCGATCCGGTGGAGGCCCTTAGATATGAATGA
- a CDS encoding ABC transporter ATP-binding protein, whose product MNDSPASGLRLRDVKKTFRQGARALDVLSGVDLSVQKGEMVALVGPSGAGKSTLLHIAGLLEGPDAGEIEIDGHGTLGLPDDERTALRRQTIGFVYQYHHLLPEFSALENIVLPQMIAGQSRRKAAERGLQLLTVVGLSERAQHRPAELSGGEQQRVAIVRALANRPSVLLADEPTGNLDPHTADDVFDLLINVVRSAKLAAMIATHNYELARRMDRILRLEEGGIVEGL is encoded by the coding sequence ATGAATGACTCCCCTGCATCCGGGCTGCGGCTTCGGGACGTCAAGAAGACCTTTCGCCAGGGCGCGCGCGCGCTCGACGTGCTGTCCGGCGTCGACCTCTCCGTGCAGAAGGGCGAGATGGTCGCCCTGGTCGGCCCCTCGGGCGCAGGCAAGTCGACCCTTTTGCACATTGCCGGGCTTCTGGAGGGCCCGGATGCGGGCGAGATCGAGATCGACGGGCACGGGACCCTGGGCCTGCCCGACGACGAGCGCACGGCGCTGCGCCGCCAGACCATCGGCTTCGTCTACCAGTACCACCACCTGCTGCCGGAGTTCTCGGCGCTGGAGAACATCGTGCTGCCGCAGATGATCGCCGGGCAGTCGCGCCGCAAGGCGGCCGAGCGCGGCCTCCAGCTCCTGACCGTGGTCGGCCTTTCGGAACGCGCGCAGCATCGCCCGGCCGAGCTCTCCGGCGGCGAGCAGCAGCGGGTCGCCATCGTGCGCGCACTGGCCAACCGACCTTCGGTGCTGCTTGCGGACGAGCCGACCGGCAACCTTGATCCGCACACCGCCGACGACGTCTTCGACCTGCTGATCAACGTGGTCCGCAGCGCCAAGCTTGCCGCCATGATCGCCACCCACAACTACGAGCTGGCGCGGCGCATGGACCGCATCCTCAGGCTGGAGGAGGGCGGCATCGTTGAGGGCCTGTGA
- a CDS encoding lipoprotein-releasing ABC transporter permease subunit: protein MIFSAFERLVALRYLRPRRQGRSVSAIAFFSMLGIALGVAVLIVAMAVMSGFRDQLMGQLLGVNGHITIRQDSGRIDADPALLERLMEIRGVIQLIPQVQAEVMVAVGNSATGALVRGMSLEDLKSRRRIADNVIAGDIDDLRDSGKILIGVLLGPSLGISVGDRMAFVLPRRGGDGIVMAPEISASTVAGIFQVGSPDYDSSLIYMSLAAAQSVFGLPGQVNAIEVFVQNLDEVDRISAEIEARLGPGFDAVDWQEANASLVTALQVERIATFLILTLIVVVAAFNIVSGQTMLVKDKGSDIAILRSMGASRGTILRVFLLSGAAIGFAGTLLGLAMGVAFCSHIEELGRLLQGLQDSLRRLPVFGPLAEYMEGTIRFLAQMPARIDPLEVAVVVVTALVLTLLASLQPAWRAARLDPVEALRYE from the coding sequence ATGATCTTCAGCGCCTTCGAACGCCTGGTCGCGCTGCGCTATCTGCGCCCACGGCGACAGGGCCGCTCGGTCTCGGCGATCGCCTTCTTCTCCATGCTAGGGATCGCCCTCGGCGTCGCGGTCCTGATCGTCGCCATGGCGGTCATGAGCGGCTTTCGCGACCAGCTCATGGGCCAGCTCCTCGGCGTGAACGGCCATATCACGATCCGCCAAGACTCCGGCAGGATCGACGCCGACCCGGCGCTCCTGGAGCGCCTGATGGAGATCCGCGGTGTCATCCAGTTGATCCCGCAGGTTCAGGCGGAGGTCATGGTCGCGGTCGGCAACTCGGCCACCGGGGCCCTGGTCCGCGGCATGTCCCTGGAGGACCTGAAGTCCCGGCGGCGGATCGCCGACAACGTGATCGCCGGCGACATCGACGACCTGCGAGACAGCGGCAAGATCCTGATCGGCGTCCTCCTGGGACCGAGCCTCGGGATCTCCGTGGGCGACCGCATGGCCTTCGTGCTGCCCAGGCGGGGCGGCGACGGGATCGTCATGGCGCCGGAGATCAGCGCTTCCACCGTGGCCGGAATCTTCCAGGTCGGCAGTCCCGACTACGATTCCTCCCTGATCTACATGTCCCTGGCGGCGGCACAATCGGTCTTCGGCCTGCCGGGGCAGGTCAACGCGATCGAGGTCTTCGTCCAGAACCTGGACGAGGTCGACCGGATCTCGGCCGAGATCGAGGCGCGCCTCGGCCCGGGCTTCGACGCGGTCGACTGGCAGGAGGCGAATGCCAGCCTGGTCACGGCGCTCCAGGTCGAGCGCATCGCCACCTTCCTGATCCTCACCCTGATCGTCGTTGTGGCGGCCTTCAACATCGTTTCCGGGCAGACCATGCTGGTGAAGGACAAGGGCTCGGATATCGCCATCCTGCGCAGCATGGGGGCCTCCCGTGGCACGATCCTAAGGGTCTTCCTCTTGAGCGGTGCCGCCATCGGCTTTGCTGGCACCCTCCTGGGCCTGGCCATGGGAGTCGCCTTCTGTTCCCACATCGAGGAACTGGGCCGGCTGCTTCAAGGGCTGCAGGATTCCCTGCGGCGGCTTCCCGTCTTCGGCCCTCTGGCCGAGTACATGGAAGGCACGATCCGCTTTCTCGCCCAGATGCCCGCCAGGATCGACCCGCTTGAGGTGGCGGTCGTGGTGGTGACCGCCCTGGTCCTGACGCTTCTGGCCAGCCTCCAGCCGGCCTGGCGGGCCGCCCGGCTCGATCCAGTCGAAGCGCTGCGCTACGAATAG
- the dnaE gene encoding DNA polymerase III subunit alpha, with protein sequence MPHAGFVHLRVHSAYSLSEGALRLKDLVKTCREQRMPAVAVTDSGNLFGALEFAQTAEAAGVQPIIGCQVGLTAEDAQGRNGTPPTPDQLVLLVQDEAGYRNLMKLVSRAFLEGDPGLDPQVTLDELTALSGGLLALTGGPAGPLGRLIRARRPEAAAALLRRLMQAFPGRLYVELQRHGLSAEAETERPLLDLAYRHELPLVATNDAYFPDAEIHEAHDVLLCIAEGRYVTEQERRRLTPDHRLKTAEEMRALFADLPEAVDNTLVVARRCACYPASVDPILPAYPTDAGRSEAEELRAQAAAGLEQRLAAQVYSEEMDAAARESAAKPYRDRLDYELAVIEQMGFPGYFLIVAEFIQWAKGQGIPVGPGRGSGAGSVVAWALTITDLDPLRWGLLFERFLNPERVSMPDFDVDFCQDRRDEVIRHVQERYGRDRVAQIITFGKLQARAALRDVGRVLQLPFGQVDRICKLVPNNPANPVTLKQAIAGEPQLQHQRDTDETVARMIDIALKLEGLYRHASTHAAGVVIGDRPLDELVPLYRDPRSDMPVTQFNMKYVEQAGLVKFDFLGLKTLSVLARAQELIRERVSDFELEAIPLDDPETFEMLGRAETVGVFQLESSGMRDVLRRLKPDRFEDIIAVVALYRPGPMDNIPSYINRKHDQEQPDYLYPTLEGILKETFGIMIYQEQVMQIAQELAGYSLGGADLLRRAMGKKIKAEMEAQRESFVEGAMARGVPKEKAAEIFEQVNKFAGYGFNKSHAAAYALVAYQTAYLKANYPVEFLAASMTYDMNNTDKLNVFKQELDRLGVPLLGPDVNRSRADFAVERDPAGEGAAGIRYALAAVKNVGETAMETLVAERDRGGPFRDLADLAGRIDTQAVNKRQLESLACAGAFDRLHENRHQVFQGAELLIRNAAVAASERDSAQNSLFGGDDGALAIRLDLPPVEDWPPLDRLRQEFDAIGFYLSAHPLDAYEEALKRLGVQRFTDLEGGERDTPGFRKLAGIVVGKQERTSRTSQNRFAFVQLTDSSGVFEVVIFHDLLVKTRELLEAGQPLLLSVDVRRDNDSLRLMAQDIQRLDDAVERKSNGIKIFANKPEPLHQLKSLFERQAGGRGRVNLILDLEDGREVELALPPDCLVSPSLRQAVKAVPGVDVRDL encoded by the coding sequence ATGCCTCACGCCGGATTCGTTCATCTTCGCGTCCACTCGGCCTACTCGCTCTCGGAGGGCGCGCTCAGGCTCAAGGACCTGGTCAAGACCTGCCGGGAGCAGAGGATGCCCGCGGTCGCGGTCACCGACAGCGGCAACCTCTTCGGCGCCCTGGAGTTCGCGCAGACCGCCGAGGCGGCCGGTGTCCAGCCGATCATCGGCTGCCAAGTCGGCCTGACCGCCGAGGACGCCCAGGGCCGAAACGGCACGCCCCCGACGCCGGACCAGCTGGTCCTGCTGGTTCAGGACGAGGCCGGCTACCGCAACCTCATGAAGCTGGTCAGCCGGGCCTTCCTGGAGGGCGACCCGGGCCTGGACCCCCAGGTGACCTTGGACGAGCTCACGGCCCTGAGCGGCGGCCTACTGGCCCTGACCGGCGGCCCGGCGGGGCCGCTCGGCCGGCTGATCCGGGCCCGCCGCCCCGAGGCGGCGGCAGCGCTGCTCCGGCGTCTGATGCAGGCCTTCCCCGGCCGGCTCTACGTCGAGCTGCAGCGCCACGGGCTGTCTGCCGAGGCCGAGACCGAGAGGCCCCTGCTGGACCTGGCCTACCGCCACGAGCTGCCTCTGGTCGCCACCAACGACGCCTACTTCCCCGATGCCGAGATTCATGAGGCCCACGACGTCCTGCTTTGCATCGCCGAGGGCCGCTACGTCACGGAGCAGGAGCGGCGCCGGCTGACCCCGGACCACCGCTTGAAGACCGCCGAGGAAATGCGCGCGCTCTTCGCCGACCTGCCCGAGGCGGTCGACAACACCCTGGTCGTGGCCCGGCGCTGCGCCTGCTACCCGGCCTCGGTCGACCCGATCCTGCCGGCCTATCCCACCGATGCCGGGCGCAGCGAGGCCGAGGAGCTGCGCGCCCAGGCGGCGGCGGGCCTGGAGCAGCGCCTGGCGGCGCAGGTCTACAGCGAAGAGATGGACGCCGCGGCGCGCGAGTCGGCGGCCAAGCCCTACCGGGACCGCCTTGATTATGAGCTCGCCGTCATCGAGCAGATGGGCTTTCCCGGCTACTTCCTGATCGTCGCCGAGTTCATCCAGTGGGCCAAGGGGCAGGGCATCCCGGTCGGCCCCGGCCGCGGCTCGGGCGCCGGCTCTGTGGTCGCCTGGGCGCTGACCATCACCGACCTAGACCCCTTGCGCTGGGGCCTGCTGTTCGAGCGCTTCCTCAACCCCGAGCGCGTGTCGATGCCGGACTTCGACGTCGACTTCTGCCAGGACCGGCGCGACGAGGTGATCCGCCACGTGCAGGAGCGCTACGGCCGCGACCGGGTCGCCCAGATCATCACCTTCGGAAAGCTCCAGGCCCGCGCTGCCCTGCGCGACGTCGGCCGGGTCCTGCAGCTGCCCTTCGGCCAGGTCGACCGGATCTGCAAGCTGGTGCCCAACAACCCGGCCAACCCGGTCACCCTGAAGCAGGCCATCGCCGGCGAGCCGCAGCTGCAGCACCAGCGCGACACCGACGAGACGGTGGCCCGCATGATCGACATCGCGCTCAAGCTGGAGGGGCTCTACCGCCACGCCTCGACCCATGCCGCCGGCGTGGTCATCGGCGACCGGCCCCTGGACGAACTGGTGCCGCTCTACCGCGACCCGCGCTCGGACATGCCGGTCACCCAGTTCAACATGAAGTACGTCGAGCAGGCCGGCCTGGTGAAGTTCGACTTCCTGGGGCTCAAGACGCTCTCGGTCCTGGCCCGGGCCCAGGAGCTGATCCGAGAGCGGGTCTCCGACTTCGAGCTCGAGGCCATACCGCTGGACGACCCGGAAACCTTCGAGATGCTGGGCCGGGCCGAGACCGTCGGAGTGTTCCAGCTGGAATCCTCGGGCATGCGCGACGTCCTGCGGCGCCTGAAGCCCGACCGCTTCGAGGACATCATCGCCGTGGTCGCCCTCTACCGGCCCGGGCCGATGGACAACATCCCCAGCTACATCAACCGCAAGCACGATCAGGAGCAGCCGGACTACCTCTATCCGACCCTGGAAGGGATCCTGAAGGAGACCTTCGGCATCATGATCTACCAGGAGCAGGTCATGCAGATCGCCCAGGAGCTGGCCGGCTACTCCCTGGGCGGCGCCGACCTGCTGCGCCGGGCCATGGGCAAGAAGATCAAGGCCGAGATGGAGGCGCAGCGCGAGAGCTTCGTCGAGGGCGCGATGGCCCGGGGCGTGCCCAAGGAAAAGGCGGCGGAGATCTTCGAGCAGGTCAACAAGTTCGCCGGCTACGGCTTCAACAAGAGCCACGCCGCCGCTTATGCCCTGGTCGCCTACCAGACCGCCTACCTCAAGGCCAACTATCCGGTCGAGTTCCTGGCCGCCTCGATGACCTACGACATGAACAACACCGACAAGCTCAACGTTTTCAAGCAGGAGCTCGACCGCCTCGGCGTGCCCCTGCTAGGCCCCGACGTCAACCGCTCGCGGGCCGACTTCGCCGTGGAGCGGGACCCGGCCGGCGAGGGCGCTGCGGGGATCCGCTACGCCCTGGCTGCCGTCAAGAACGTGGGCGAGACCGCCATGGAGACCCTGGTCGCCGAGCGGGATCGCGGCGGGCCGTTCCGGGACCTGGCGGACTTGGCCGGGCGGATCGACACCCAGGCGGTCAACAAGCGGCAACTCGAGAGCCTAGCCTGCGCCGGCGCCTTCGACAGACTGCACGAGAACCGCCATCAGGTTTTCCAGGGGGCGGAACTCCTGATCCGCAATGCCGCGGTGGCCGCGAGCGAGCGAGACTCGGCCCAGAACAGCCTCTTCGGCGGGGACGACGGCGCCCTAGCGATCCGCCTCGACCTGCCTCCGGTCGAGGACTGGCCGCCCCTGGACCGGCTGCGCCAGGAATTTGACGCCATCGGCTTTTACCTCTCCGCGCATCCCCTGGATGCCTACGAGGAGGCCCTGAAGCGCCTGGGGGTCCAGCGCTTCACCGACCTGGAAGGCGGCGAACGCGACACCCCGGGGTTCCGCAAGCTGGCGGGAATCGTGGTCGGCAAGCAGGAGCGGACCTCGCGGACCAGCCAGAACCGCTTCGCCTTCGTCCAGCTGACCGACAGCAGCGGGGTCTTCGAGGTCGTGATCTTCCACGACCTTCTCGTAAAGACGCGGGAGCTGCTGGAGGCCGGACAGCCCCTCCTGCTCTCGGTCGACGTCCGGCGCGACAACGACAGCCTCAGGCTGATGGCCCAGGACATCCAGCGCCTGGACGATGCGGTGGAAAGAAAATCCAACGGAATCAAAATATTTGCAAATAAACCTGAGCCACTACATCAACTTAAGAGCCTGTTCGAGCGGCAGGCCGGCGGACGCGGACGGGTCAATCTGATCCTGGATCTCGAGGACGGCCGCGAGGTCGAGCTGGCCCTGCCGCCGGACTGCCTGGTCTCGCCCTCCCTGCGCCAGGCGGTCAAGGCGGTCCCGGGGGTGGACGTCCGGGACCTTTGA
- the rpsB gene encoding 30S ribosomal protein S2, whose translation MALPSFTMRQLLEAGVHFGHTTRRWNPRMSPYLFGERNGVHIIDLEQTVPLLHQALSFAREVVSNGGRVLFVGTKRQASERIAEAAQRCGQYYVNHRWLGGMLTNWKTISHSIKRLREIEGRLAEENVGLTKKELLNLTRERDKLERALGGIKEMGGLPDVLMVIDTNKEHIAVAEARKLGIPVIAIVDSNSDPDGLMFPVPGNDDAIRAISMYCDLFADAVLDGLQQELLSTGKDVGEAEEVVEPALANGDAKVAEPPKAEAAPAPEATAEPAAEPAAEAAAEDTAKVAEQA comes from the coding sequence ATGGCGCTACCAAGCTTCACGATGCGCCAGCTGCTTGAAGCTGGCGTCCACTTCGGACACACCACCCGCCGCTGGAATCCCCGCATGTCGCCCTACCTGTTCGGCGAGCGCAACGGGGTCCACATCATCGACTTGGAACAGACGGTGCCCCTGCTGCATCAGGCGCTGAGCTTCGCGCGCGAGGTGGTGTCAAACGGCGGCCGGGTGCTCTTCGTCGGGACCAAGCGACAGGCCAGCGAGCGGATCGCAGAGGCGGCCCAGCGCTGCGGGCAGTACTACGTGAACCACCGCTGGCTCGGCGGCATGCTGACCAACTGGAAGACGATCTCGCATTCGATCAAGCGCCTGCGCGAGATCGAGGGCCGGCTGGCCGAGGAGAACGTCGGCCTGACCAAGAAGGAGCTTCTGAACCTGACCAGGGAACGCGACAAGCTGGAGCGCGCCCTCGGCGGCATCAAGGAGATGGGCGGATTGCCCGACGTGCTGATGGTGATCGACACCAACAAGGAGCACATCGCGGTGGCCGAGGCGCGGAAGCTGGGGATCCCCGTGATCGCGATCGTCGATTCCAATTCCGACCCGGACGGCCTGATGTTCCCGGTCCCGGGCAACGACGACGCCATCCGGGCGATCTCGATGTATTGCGATCTCTTTGCCGACGCGGTGCTGGACGGCCTGCAGCAGGAGCTGCTGTCGACCGGCAAGGACGTCGGTGAGGCCGAGGAAGTGGTCGAGCCCGCGCTGGCCAACGGCGACGCAAAGGTTGCCGAGCCGCCCAAGGCAGAGGCGGCGCCGGCTCCGGAGGCGACCGCCGAGCCCGCTGCGGAGCCTGCGGCCGAGGCCGCCGCCGAAGACACAGCCAAGGTGGCGGAGCAGGCCTGA
- the tsf gene encoding translation elongation factor Ts: MAQISAALVKELRDKTGAGMMDCKKALSETDGDVEEAVDWLRKKGVASAAKKAGRVAAEGLVGTFVEGNRGALVEINCETDFVARNEEFQGFVASCAKLALDAGGDREALAGMAYPDGSGSVQDKLTNMIATIGENMNLRRTAVISVEQGAVAAYVHNHVAPGLGKIGVLVGLESAADADRLQAVGRNLAMHIAFAAPQAVDVSSVSPATLERERNVLIEQARASGRPEEIIEKMVEGRLRKFYEEIVLMEQPYSGPPSKDIEAEAKLSKALDKLGKELGSEVKVAGFGRFQLGEGIEKA; the protein is encoded by the coding sequence ATGGCCCAGATTTCGGCCGCGCTGGTCAAGGAACTGAGAGACAAGACCGGCGCCGGGATGATGGACTGCAAGAAGGCGCTGAGCGAGACCGATGGAGACGTCGAGGAGGCCGTCGACTGGCTGCGCAAGAAGGGCGTGGCCTCGGCGGCCAAGAAGGCCGGCCGCGTCGCCGCCGAGGGCCTGGTCGGCACCTTCGTCGAGGGCAATCGCGGGGCCCTGGTCGAGATCAACTGCGAGACCGATTTCGTCGCCCGCAACGAAGAGTTCCAGGGCTTCGTGGCGAGCTGCGCCAAGCTGGCCCTTGATGCCGGCGGCGATCGCGAGGCCCTGGCCGGAATGGCCTATCCGGACGGCAGCGGCTCCGTTCAGGACAAGCTGACCAACATGATCGCGACCATCGGCGAGAACATGAACCTGCGGCGGACCGCGGTGATCTCGGTCGAGCAGGGCGCGGTGGCGGCCTACGTCCACAACCACGTGGCGCCGGGCCTCGGCAAGATCGGCGTGCTGGTCGGACTGGAGTCGGCCGCCGATGCGGATCGGCTGCAGGCGGTCGGCCGGAACCTGGCGATGCACATCGCCTTCGCGGCCCCCCAGGCGGTCGACGTCTCCAGCGTTTCGCCCGCAACCCTGGAGCGGGAGCGCAACGTCCTGATCGAGCAGGCCCGGGCCTCGGGTCGTCCGGAAGAGATCATCGAAAAGATGGTCGAGGGGCGTCTGCGCAAGTTCTATGAAGAGATCGTGCTCATGGAACAACCCTATAGCGGCCCGCCCTCCAAGGACATCGAAGCCGAGGCGAAGCTCTCCAAGGCGCTCGACAAGCTGGGCAAAGAACTGGGCAGCGAGGTGAAGGTCGCCGGTTTCGGCCGCTTCCAGCTGGGCGAGGGGATCGAGAAGGCCTGA
- the pyrH gene encoding UMP kinase, whose amino-acid sequence MTTETVPKTAYRRVLLKISGEALLGSQDYGIDPGTVQRIAEEVKSVHGLGIQVALVVGAGNIFRGISGTATGIDRATADYMGMLATVINCLALQNALERLEVHTRVQSAIPMSAVAEPYIRRRAVRHMEKGRVVVFAAGTGNPFFTTDTAAALRASEMDCDALLKGTKVDGVYDADPAKVPSAKRYERLSYLKVLTDDLGVMDHAAISLARENHIPILVFSITQPGAFARVIKGEGSYTIVTGED is encoded by the coding sequence ATGACGACAGAAACGGTCCCGAAGACCGCCTACCGAAGGGTCCTCCTGAAGATTTCCGGCGAGGCTCTGCTGGGGTCGCAGGACTACGGCATAGATCCGGGAACGGTGCAGCGCATCGCCGAGGAGGTTAAGTCCGTTCACGGCCTGGGCATTCAGGTCGCCCTGGTGGTGGGCGCCGGAAACATCTTCCGAGGAATCTCGGGCACGGCGACCGGGATCGACCGGGCGACGGCCGACTACATGGGCATGCTGGCGACCGTCATAAACTGCCTTGCCCTGCAGAACGCCCTCGAGCGCCTCGAGGTCCACACCCGGGTCCAGTCCGCGATCCCGATGTCGGCCGTGGCCGAGCCCTACATCCGCCGCCGCGCGGTCCGCCATATGGAGAAGGGGCGGGTCGTGGTCTTCGCGGCGGGCACCGGCAATCCCTTCTTCACGACCGACACTGCGGCCGCCCTGAGGGCCTCGGAGATGGACTGCGACGCCCTGCTCAAGGGCACCAAGGTTGACGGCGTCTACGACGCCGACCCTGCCAAGGTCCCGAGCGCCAAGCGCTATGAGCGTTTGAGCTATCTGAAAGTGCTCACCGACGACCTTGGCGTGATGGATCACGCCGCCATATCCTTGGCACGTGAAAACCATATTCCGATTCTGGTATTCTCCATCACCCAACCCGGGGCCTTCGCGCGCGTGATCAAAGGCGAGGGCTCCTACACAATCGTGACAGGTGAGGACTAA
- the frr gene encoding ribosome recycling factor yields the protein MAEPDLSDIQRRMDGAIDALRREFAGLRTGRASASLLEPLTVSAYGSDMPMTQVGTISVPEPRMITVQVWDRSLVTAVEKAIRESDLGLNPSADGQLIRVPIPALSEERRVELAKVAHRYAEQARVAVRNVRRDGMEMLKRMEKDHEISKDEHHSWGETIQDMTDEHVKKVDETLTQKEAEIMQV from the coding sequence GTGGCAGAGCCAGATCTATCCGACATTCAACGGCGCATGGACGGCGCCATCGATGCGCTTCGGCGCGAGTTCGCCGGTCTTCGCACCGGACGGGCTTCCGCCAGCCTGCTCGAGCCGCTCACGGTCAGCGCCTACGGCAGCGACATGCCCATGACCCAGGTCGGGACCATTTCGGTGCCGGAGCCGCGCATGATCACCGTTCAGGTCTGGGATCGCTCCCTGGTCACTGCGGTCGAGAAGGCGATCCGGGAATCCGACCTCGGGCTCAATCCCTCGGCCGACGGCCAGCTGATTCGGGTGCCGATCCCGGCGCTCAGCGAGGAGCGTCGCGTCGAGCTGGCCAAGGTCGCGCACCGCTATGCCGAGCAGGCTCGGGTCGCGGTCCGCAACGTGCGGCGCGACGGGATGGAGATGCTGAAGCGCATGGAGAAGGACCACGAGATTTCCAAGGACGAGCATCACAGCTGGGGCGAGACGATCCAGGATATGACCGACGAGCACGTCAAGAAGGTCGACGAGACCCTGACCCAGAAAGAAGCCGAGATCATGCAGGTCTGA
- a CDS encoding isoprenyl transferase, giving the protein MHVAIIMDGNGRWANARGLPRSAGHQRGAEAARRAVKGALSMGVSYLTLYGFSAENWKRPAAEVDDLMGLLRWYLHSQIAEMVKEGIRLRVIGDRARLSQDLKDLIAEAESVTADNRRLNLTMAISYGGRQEIVAATRRLVRQVLDGDLAPGDIDERDFEAQLDTAELPDPDLILRTSGEQRISNFLIWQSAYSELVFVDKLWPDFGEADLAAAIQEYQSRDRRYGAAYG; this is encoded by the coding sequence ATGCACGTTGCCATCATCATGGACGGCAACGGACGCTGGGCGAACGCCCGCGGCCTGCCTCGGAGCGCGGGGCATCAACGCGGCGCCGAGGCGGCCCGGCGTGCGGTCAAGGGAGCCCTCTCGATGGGCGTGTCCTACCTGACCCTCTATGGCTTCTCGGCCGAGAACTGGAAGCGTCCGGCCGCCGAAGTCGACGACCTCATGGGCCTCTTGCGCTGGTACCTGCATAGCCAGATCGCCGAGATGGTGAAGGAGGGGATACGCCTCCGCGTCATAGGCGATCGGGCGCGCTTGTCCCAGGACCTGAAGGACCTGATCGCCGAGGCCGAATCCGTGACCGCAGACAACCGGCGTCTCAACCTGACCATGGCGATCAGCTACGGCGGCCGTCAGGAGATCGTCGCAGCGACCCGCCGCTTGGTGCGTCAGGTTCTGGACGGCGACCTGGCGCCCGGCGACATCGATGAGCGGGATTTCGAGGCCCAGCTCGACACAGCGGAACTGCCGGATCCGGATCTGATCCTGCGGACCAGCGGTGAGCAGCGGATCAGCAACTTCCTGATCTGGCAATCCGCCTACAGCGAGTTGGTCTTCGTCGACAAGCTTTGGCCCGATTTTGGGGAGGCCGATCTGGCCGCAGCCATCCAAGAGTATCAATCACGCGACCGGCGCTATGGTGCCGCTTACGGATAG